From Frateuria aurantia DSM 6220, one genomic window encodes:
- a CDS encoding DUF4411 family protein, whose translation MQVFDASSMIHAWDNYPVTQFPGLWAWLAQQIEQGQLLMAQVAVEEVEHKAPECMAWLRDAGLHRLPITQAILLEALRIKTLLGIVEDRYGGGVDENDLLIVATAKLHGHTLVTNEAPQLTPHKKMSNWKIPAVCAMESVRAPCIDFVGYIKRSGAVFG comes from the coding sequence ATGCAGGTCTTTGATGCATCGTCCATGATCCATGCTTGGGATAATTACCCAGTCACGCAGTTCCCCGGACTCTGGGCCTGGCTGGCGCAACAGATCGAGCAAGGTCAGCTATTGATGGCTCAGGTAGCCGTCGAGGAAGTCGAGCACAAGGCACCCGAGTGCATGGCTTGGCTCCGCGATGCCGGACTGCACAGGCTGCCCATCACGCAAGCCATTCTGCTGGAAGCCCTCCGCATCAAGACCTTGCTGGGTATTGTGGAAGACCGATATGGCGGCGGCGTCGATGAGAACGACTTGTTGATCGTTGCCACCGCCAAGCTACATGGTCACACCCTGGTCACCAATGAAGCGCCGCAGCTCACGCCTCACAAGAAGATGAGCAATTGGAAGATCCCAGCCGTGTGTGCGATGGAAAGCGTGCGGGCGCCATGTATCGACTTTGTGGGCTATATCAAGCGGTCAGGGGCGGTGTTTGGCTGA
- a CDS encoding ImmA/IrrE family metallo-endopeptidase codes for MMERIQSINRERIAWCCADQGTSREALAHAIGITPANLDKVMAGEHGLTFNQLRKLADWSGRGILFFMEPGPVNATKVHSPQFRSLNNQKPELSARLKQLIERVERQREVFLSLRDELDPAEVTRFQPPDLQGLDLATAASRVRHWLGLGDQNGFDTYRQAIEARGLLVFRSNGYGGAWQIAKESPILGFSLYDPACPVIVVKKQDTDTRQSFTLMHELGHVLLHRTSSIDDETDLHASEGHEREANAFAGHLLVPDTFLARIHDDERPVEATGFDHWLEPQRKAWGVSTEVILRRLMDAGRLPAADYAAYRQWIQQRVLPENSGGSREWRHREPRHIFGDGYVRTVLDAMHSQRISLTKASTYLDHLKIADLHQLERYYAGL; via the coding sequence ATGATGGAACGCATCCAATCGATCAACCGGGAACGCATCGCCTGGTGTTGTGCCGATCAGGGCACAAGCCGGGAGGCGCTTGCCCATGCGATCGGCATCACCCCGGCGAATCTGGACAAGGTGATGGCGGGTGAGCACGGTCTGACCTTCAACCAGCTGCGCAAGCTCGCGGACTGGAGCGGTCGCGGCATCCTTTTCTTTATGGAACCGGGCCCGGTCAATGCCACCAAGGTACATTCGCCACAGTTCCGCAGCCTGAACAATCAGAAGCCTGAACTGTCAGCGCGCCTGAAGCAGCTGATCGAGCGCGTCGAGCGACAGCGAGAAGTATTCCTGAGCCTGCGGGACGAACTGGATCCTGCCGAGGTCACGCGTTTCCAACCGCCGGACCTGCAGGGCCTGGATCTGGCCACCGCGGCCAGTCGCGTGCGTCACTGGCTGGGTCTGGGTGATCAGAATGGCTTTGACACTTACCGCCAGGCCATCGAGGCACGCGGACTGCTGGTCTTTCGCAGCAATGGCTACGGCGGCGCATGGCAGATCGCCAAGGAAAGCCCGATCCTGGGGTTCTCGCTTTACGATCCCGCTTGTCCAGTCATCGTTGTGAAAAAACAGGATACCGATACCCGGCAAAGCTTCACCCTGATGCACGAGCTGGGTCACGTGCTGCTGCATCGTACCAGCTCGATCGATGACGAGACCGACCTGCATGCCTCGGAAGGCCATGAACGAGAGGCCAACGCCTTTGCCGGCCATCTGCTGGTCCCCGATACCTTCCTGGCACGCATCCACGATGATGAACGCCCCGTCGAAGCCACCGGCTTCGATCACTGGCTGGAACCCCAACGCAAGGCCTGGGGTGTCAGTACCGAAGTCATTCTGCGCCGGCTGATGGATGCCGGGCGCCTGCCCGCTGCCGACTATGCGGCGTATCGGCAATGGATCCAGCAGAGAGTTCTGCCAGAGAACAGCGGCGGCAGCCGTGAGTGGCGCCATCGCGAACCCCGGCATATCTTTGGCGATGGCTATGTCCGCACCGTACTGGATGCCATGCACAGTCAGCGGATCAGTCTGACCAAGGCCAGCACCTATCTGGACCATCTGAAGATCGCCGACCTGCACCAGCTGGAACGTTACTATGCAGGTCTTTGA
- a CDS encoding tlde1 domain-containing protein, whose protein sequence is MPPGHHPNIMTSTTFASEVKPACWLHGQGHHDLITILDRSIRNHDINDHLNDARKPLLEPGHILIAIHIHISHSGKHPCAGRMKMRDYSKERSLPACPPCKRSTMQLNFDGHRLRFMDSARSYHAVSGRRLSQGFDYSIARQRLSGHGPIPEGRYWIRPSQLWTRHFYHIYEPASVWGHHRLTIHSFPGTNTYGRGGFFIHGGSTPGSAGCIDLWNQMETFVSEMQSLLKSEADCHIPLTVHYSTTSTR, encoded by the coding sequence ATGCCGCCGGGCCACCACCCCAATATTATGACCAGCACAACATTCGCATCTGAAGTCAAACCAGCCTGCTGGCTGCATGGCCAAGGTCACCACGACCTCATCACTATCCTTGATAGATCGATCCGAAACCATGACATCAACGATCACCTGAATGATGCAAGAAAACCCCTACTCGAACCGGGTCACATCCTGATAGCCATCCATATCCATATCTCGCACTCTGGTAAACACCCATGCGCTGGCAGAATGAAAATGCGTGACTACTCCAAAGAACGCTCGCTGCCCGCATGCCCGCCGTGCAAGCGATCGACAATGCAGCTGAATTTCGACGGGCATCGCCTTCGCTTTATGGACAGCGCACGAAGCTACCATGCCGTGTCCGGTCGGCGCCTGTCGCAGGGGTTCGACTATTCGATCGCCAGGCAACGCCTCTCGGGGCATGGCCCCATTCCAGAAGGACGCTACTGGATTCGGCCATCTCAACTTTGGACACGCCATTTCTACCACATCTATGAGCCAGCCAGCGTCTGGGGACACCACCGGCTGACCATCCACTCGTTCCCGGGTACGAATACCTATGGCCGAGGCGGCTTCTTTATACACGGAGGCAGCACACCGGGATCGGCAGGATGCATTGATTTATGGAATCAGATGGAAACATTCGTGAGCGAGATGCAGAGCCTTCTCAAAAGCGAGGCGGACTGCCACATCCCCCTGACCGTGCACTATTCGACGACATCAACGCGGTGA
- a CDS encoding lysozyme inhibitor LprI family protein — MKWRVLSSLWAVVTCMANTSYSTEQPEPSDVVQQLTQRSGLPEATLQRLLSHCNGSQQAMYFCAWRDLLSADAKLDERSLHAGKAGPHPVLPNATGLADWRKQRDKSCATSAAADYAGGRMEATARLLCMEAATEHVLAQLSQDASGQPLP; from the coding sequence ATGAAATGGCGCGTACTTTCTTCCCTATGGGCCGTGGTCACCTGCATGGCAAATACCAGCTATTCGACCGAGCAGCCGGAACCATCAGATGTTGTCCAACAGCTGACCCAACGCAGCGGCTTGCCTGAAGCCACGCTGCAAAGGCTTCTCAGCCACTGCAATGGCAGCCAGCAAGCCATGTACTTCTGCGCCTGGCGCGACCTTTTGAGCGCCGATGCCAAACTGGACGAGCGCTCATTACATGCAGGCAAGGCAGGCCCCCATCCAGTACTGCCAAATGCAACCGGACTTGCCGACTGGCGGAAGCAACGTGACAAAAGCTGCGCGACATCAGCGGCCGCGGACTATGCCGGCGGCCGCATGGAAGCCACCGCCAGACTGCTGTGCATGGAGGCTGCCACGGAGCATGTACTGGCCCAGCTGAGTCAGGATGCTTCCGGCCAGCCGCTACCTTGA
- a CDS encoding type VI secretion system amidase immunity protein Tai4: MAAWPTEDCQCEHRGPEAAGRSYAVNYRDLVLANCIARAYKTDTDASMDAGRSASALLEWTAFNMDDASRPMVDIIKSALVNDGTIDGSGKLTKDVRSSFSRCMDLYHGSGLAEQVRRYVGWPARTARDDARAQGPGP; encoded by the coding sequence ATGGCGGCTTGGCCAACGGAAGACTGCCAGTGCGAGCACCGCGGTCCCGAGGCTGCCGGGCGCAGCTATGCGGTCAACTACCGTGATCTTGTGCTGGCAAACTGTATTGCCAGGGCCTACAAGACGGATACGGATGCCTCCATGGATGCGGGTAGAAGCGCTTCTGCCTTGCTGGAATGGACGGCCTTCAATATGGATGATGCAAGCCGTCCAATGGTCGACATCATCAAGTCGGCGTTGGTCAATGATGGCACGATCGACGGGTCGGGAAAGTTGACCAAGGACGTCCGTTCGAGTTTTTCAAGATGTATGGATCTCTATCATGGATCGGGTCTGGCCGAACAGGTCAGGCGCTATGTCGGCTGGCCGGCACGCACGGCCAGGGATGACGCACGGGCACAAGGTCCGGGCCCGTGA
- a CDS encoding type VI secretion system amidase immunity protein Tai4: MKWTLMAGLMLAWVSTPLAIAFPVGTPQPPKEADLAVKTQVDVRSFKDAVLAICLAEAYRHDPIPAKDLQASIAAWRRSTVLDQKQVDKYVTPLVDAYVQRDYFNPLAETEVRGLRFDFLKCLDLYHDPILDRVVKKLEEDINHRGARPLPHKRIEGR, encoded by the coding sequence ATGAAGTGGACATTGATGGCAGGACTGATGCTCGCATGGGTATCCACGCCGCTGGCCATAGCCTTTCCGGTGGGAACGCCGCAACCACCGAAGGAGGCTGACTTGGCTGTCAAAACACAAGTTGATGTCAGGAGCTTCAAGGATGCGGTACTGGCGATATGTCTTGCCGAGGCCTACCGGCATGATCCGATTCCGGCCAAGGATCTGCAGGCTTCAATCGCGGCATGGCGGCGATCGACGGTTTTGGATCAGAAACAGGTCGACAAGTATGTGACGCCCCTGGTCGATGCCTATGTGCAGCGGGATTACTTCAACCCCCTGGCGGAGACCGAGGTCCGAGGTCTCCGCTTCGATTTCCTCAAGTGTCTTGATCTTTATCATGACCCCATCCTGGACCGAGTGGTCAAAAAGCTGGAAGAGGATATAAACCATAGAGGGGCGAGGCCGCTGCCTCACAAACGCATTGAGGGACGGTGA